CACCGAGCTCGCGAGCGCGTATCGTGCCCGCAAGCTGTCGCCGGTCGAGGTCACGCGGGCCATGCTGGAGCGCATCGAACGCCTCGAGCCGACGCTTCACAGCTACGTCAGGGTCACTGCGGACATCGCGCTCGAGCAGGCGCGCAAGGCGGAGGCCGAGTTCGGACGCGGCGAGTTCAAGGGCCCTATGCACGGCGTGCCGGTCGGCCTGAAGGACCTCTGCGAAACGAAGGGCGTGCCGACGACCTGGGGAACCAGGATCCTGAAGGACTACGTTCCGAAGGAAGACGGCACGGTCGTGCGCAAGCTGTTCGATGCTGGCGCGATCATGCTCGGCAAGCTCCAGATGACCGAGGGCGCGTTCTCGGTGCACCATCCGGAGGTCGTCGCGCCGGTCAACCCCTGGCACCCCGACCACTGGCCCGGCGTGTCCTCGAGCGGCTCGGGCGTTTCGGTCGCGGCGGGCCTCTGCTATGGCGCGATCGGCACCGATACGGGCGGCTCGATCCGCTTTCCATCCGGGGCCAACGGGCTCACTGGCCTCAAGCCCACATGGGGCCGGGTAAGCCGCCACGGCGTGCAGGCGCTGGCCGACAGCCTCGATCACCTCGGCCCGATGACTCGCTCGGCCGCCGACGCGGGCGCGATGTTCGCCGCGATGGCTGGCTCGGATCCGAATGATCCGACTTCTCTCGACGAGCCGGTGCCGGACTGCCTCGCCGGCATCGAACAGGGAATCCGGGGGCTGCGCGTCGGCCTCGATTCGCGCTACGTCTACGACGTCTGCGAGCGGGACACGGCAAAGGTCATCGACGACGCGCGAAAGGTCCTCGCCGATCTCGGTGCGAAGCTCGTCGAGATCTCGATGCCCGACAAGACGGTTCCGATGTACAAGGACTGGGCGAAGTTCTGTGCCGTCGAAACGGCGGTCGCTCACGAGAAGTACTACCCGGCCCGAAAGGCCGAGTACGGGCCGGTGCTTGCCGACCTCATCGAGCAGGGGCGTGCGCTCGGCGTGCTCGACCTGATGCACGTCTATCACGATCGCCTGGTGTTCAAGGGCCAGTTGCGAAAGCTGTTCGCCCAGGTCGACGTGCTGCTGGTGCCGGTCCATCCGTTCGGCAACCCGTCTGCCGATCAACTCGACGCCGTGTTCAAGCGGCCGAACGGCATCGACGACGTGCTGCGCTTCACGGCGCCCTTCGACATGTCGGGAAGCCCCACGATCACGATCCCGGGCGGCTTCGACCCGAAGGGGCTCCCGATCGGCTTCCAGCTCGTGGGCCGGCATCTCGACGAAGCCTTGCTCGTGCGGGCCGCGCACGCCTATCAGGGCGCGACCGACTGGCACCGTCGCCACCCGTCGCTCTGAACGGCTCGCGCGGTCAGGGCGACAGGTATCGGATCAGCTCCGGGTCGTCGCGGACCTGCGCGACCGGCCCCTGCAGCGCGATGCGGCCGCGGTCCATCACATAGGCGGTGCGGGCGACCCGCAGCGCGAGCTCGACATGCTGCTCGACCAGGATGACCGACATGGTCTTCGCCAGCCTTTCGAGCTGCTCGGCGATCTCCTCGATCACGCCGATCCAGACGCCCTCCGTGGGTTCGTCGAGCATCAGCAACCGCGGGCGACCGAGCATCGCGCGGCCGATCGCGAGCATCTTGCGCTCGCCGCCGGACAGCGTGCCGGCAGGCTGGTGCAGCCGCTTGCCGAGCTTGGGAAACACGGCGAGGACCTCGTCGATGCCGGACTTGTCCTTCTGCCGGATCGCGCCCAGCTGCAGGTTCTCCTTCACCGTAAGGCCCGAGAAGGCCGCGTTCTCCTGGGGCACGTAGCCGACGCCCGCTCGCGCGCGGGACTCCATCGCGGTGCCGTCGATTCGCCGGCCATCGAACTCGATCGAGCCGGACATCGTCGGCAGGTCGCCCGCTAGCGTCTTCAGCAGCGTGGTCTTGCCGGCGCCGTTTCGGCCCAGCACGCAGATCGCGCCCTGAGCGGGAACGTCGATCGAGACCCCGAACAGTACCTGGCTGCGGCCGTAGCCGGAGCACAGGGCGTCGGTCTTCAGGATTGGGGCTTCGGGCATCGTGATCAGACGCGAGTCGTGTAGACCTGCTGGACCTTCTGCGAATGCTGGATCTCGTCGACCGTTCCGGTGTCGAGGACCCGTCCCTGGTCGAGGACAGTGAGCACGTCGCAGATGTCGCGTATGAAGTCGAGGTCGTGCTCGACGATGACGAGCGCGCACTCGGACTTGATCGGCGCGAGCAGCTCGCCGGTGACGCGGCGCTCCTCGGGGCTCATGCCCCCGGTCGGCTCGTCCAGCAGCAGCAGCCTTGGGCGCGGCGCGAGCGCCATCGCGATCTCGAGCCACTGCTGCTCGCCGTGGCTGAGCGACCCGGCGAGCTCGTCGGCGCGGTCGGCGAGCCGGAACCGCTCGAGGGAGTGCATCACCTCGTCGCGCATGGCGCGGCGGGTGCGCGAGCGGATCAGCGACCAGATGCTCTCGCCGGCCTGCAGCGCGAGCAGCACGTTGTCGTACACCGAGAGCTCGCCGAGCACGGCGGTGATCTGGAACTTCAGGCTCATGCCCAGCCGCGAGCGCTCGTAAGGCGTCGCGGCGGTGATGTCGTGGCCCGCGAAGGTGATGGAACCCGAGGTCGGGAAATGCGCGCCGGCGATCGCCTTCAGCAGCGTGCTCTTGCCCGAGCCGTTGGGTCCGATCAGTCCGTGGAAGGTGCCTGCGCGCACTGTCACGTCGACGCCGTCCAGGGCCTGCAGCGTGCCGAACCTCTTGCGAACGTCGCTGACGACCAGAAGCTCGCTCACCTCGGACCCCCCTTCGCGGAGCGACCGCCATAAGAGCCGATCCGTTCGCGGCGCGATACGAAGAAGCCGAGGATGCCACTCGGCTTGAAGACCACCACCACCAGCAGCACGACACCGAGGATCACCGGCCAGTACTGCTTGATCGCGTCCTGGTCGGCGAGCACGTAACTGATCGTCTCGATCAGGAATGTCCCGACGACGGGCCCTATCAGTGTCCCGCTGCCGCCGAACAGGGCGTACAGGACGGCGGTCGTCGACAGCCCCGGGCCCATGTTCCCCGGGCCGATGAAGCCTTGGTGGTACGAGAACAGCGCGCCGGCGAGGCCCGCCAGCAGGCCGGCCAGCGAAAAGATCAGTGCCTTGAAAACCTGGACGCGGTAGCCGAAGAACGCGAGCCTCTCCTCGTTCTGCCGCATCCCGGCCAGCACCAGCCCGAACTGCGAGCGAACGATGTAGCGCGCCGCGAGGTAGCAGACGAGCAACAGCGCCAGGGCCAGGTAATAGAAGGCGGGCCCTTCGACCAGCTCGATCTCGCCGAATTGCAGCAGCTTGATCGACGACAGGCCGTTGCCGGCCCCGACGTACTGCCAGCCGGAAACCAGGCGCTCGGCCGCGTAGGCGCCTGTCAGGGTGCCGAGCGCGACGAAGATGACCGTTGGCGTGCGCCGGCCCAGCAGCAGGAACGCGGCGAACAGGAAGGAAAGGAGGAGCCCGACGGCCATTGCGAGCGGCAGCGTGCCCCAGGCGTGGCTGAACTCGAGGTCGCGGCCCACCAGCGCGATCACGTAGCCCGCGACGCCGAAGAACAATGCCTGCCCGAAGCTCATGATTCCAGAGTAGCCCCAGCAGAGATCGAAGCTGATCGCGAGCAGGGACAGGATCAGGATGTTGGTGGCGAGCGTGATCAGCTCAGGGCTCTCGCCGAGCAGCAAGGGCGCTACCAGCGCGGCCAGCAGCGCCAGTGTCTCGATTGTCGGCAGGGCGCGGCCGATGCGGGCGGGGGATGATGAGGCGGGCGTCGTCATGGGGCGTGGCCTGGCCGGGTCTGCGCGGGCAGGCGGGCGGCCGCTGGCCGACCGCCTGCCTCGCCGGTCAGGAGTGCGTCAGCATTCCTTGGGGTCGACCATGTTGAACTTGGAGATCACGTCCCAGCGCAGCTTGTCGCCGTCGATCTTCTTGCACTGCGCGATGTACATGTTCATCTTCGCGTGCATCTTGCCGGGCACCATCTCCGCGCCCCCGCCCGGGCCCTTGTCGATCTTCGCCTTGTCCAGAGCCGCCGAGACCGCGTCGCGAGCGGTGTCGCCCTTGGTAGCGATGACCGCTGCCTCGTACAGGCGGATGCCGCGGTACATGCCGGTCGAGGCGCTGCCCGCCGTGAACTGGTACTTCGTGTCGGGAAACTTCTTCGCGTAGGCGGCGAGGAGCTCCTTGCTGTAGGCGTCGTCCACCGTGTGGAAGAAGTCGAGGCACGAGTACAGCCCCTCGAGCTCGCGCGCCGGGACGTAGTTCAGCGAGTTCTCGTCGAAGTACACGCAGGCCTGGACGCCGCCGTTCTGCGGGAAGCCGGACTCGTACAGCTGCTTCATGAACGGCTGCAGGCCGGGCGGAATGACCGTGTTGAACACGCAGTCGACCTTGCCGTCGCGGATCTTGTTGATCGTCGCCGAGTACTCGGGCTGGTCGAGGGGGTAGTACTCCTCGAAGATCACTTCGCCGCCGTTCGCCTCGATGACCCTGCGCGCGTACTTGTTGAGAAGCTGTGGCCAGACGTAGTTGGCCGACGGCATCGCGAAGCGCTTCTTGCCGAGGGTCTTGATGATGTAGGGGATCAGCTCGTCGATCTGCTGCGCGGGCGTCGGACCGGTGTTGAACAGGTGCCGCGTGCATTCCTGTCCTTCGTAGAGCTGCGGGTAGATGTACAGCGTCTTGCCGCGGTTGACGATCGGATCCTTGATCGCCTGCCGCATGGCCGAGGTGATCCCGCCCAGAACGACGTCGACCTTGTCTCGCTGGATCAACTTGCGGACATTGGCCACGGCGGCCTTCGGGTCGGAAGCGGTGTCTTCGAGAAACAGCTCTACCGGCCGGCCGGCGATGCCGCCCGCAGCGTTGATCTGCTCGACCGCCAGTTGCGCCACCTGCCAGTTCGAGTTGCCGGACGGCGCGATCGGGCCCGTGATGTCCGTCGCGATGCCCATCTTGATCGCCTTCTTGCCTTGGCCCCAGGCTGCGGGCAGGAACCAGCTGCCGGTGCCGCCGGCGGTCCAGCCTGCCGCGGCCAGAGCCGAGGCGCCGACCAGGAATCCGCGGCGGCTGCGGGGAGTCGGGCCGGCGGCGTCGCCGACCACCTTTTCGTGCGTCATTTTCTTGCTCCTGCGATGAAGCCCTGTGGGCGTAGCTTGACGATCACCAGTGCGATCACGAACACGAGCGGGTCGGCCAGCACCGGCAGCACCGCCCAGGGAAGCCCTGCCGCGAGCGCGCCGATCGCTGCCGCGCCGAGAACAGGTCCTTCGAAGGTGCCGACACCGCCCAGCATCACCGACAGGAAGCCCTGTACGAGGAAGCGCAGGCCCATGTCGGCCGACAACTGGTAGAGCGGCACGATCAACGCGCCCGCGAGCCCCGCCAGGGCTGCACCGAACGCGAAGGTCGCCGTGTAGAGCCGGTCGGTGGAGATGCCGCAGGCCCGCGCGAGCATTGCGTTCTCCAGGGACCCCCGGATGCGAAGACCGAACGAGGTGCGTGTCAGGAACAGCCAGCTGCCGACGATGACGGCGATCGTCGTTCCGATGATGAAAGTCCGCCAGATCGAGAACGAGAGCCCCATCGCGGTCCAGGCGCCGGGCCACGGTTCGGACACCGAGCGGTAGTGGCCGCCCAGCAGGCCACGGATGACCTCACGGATGATCAGCCCGATCGCATAGGTGCCGAGCATCGCGATGACCGGCGACTCATAGAAGTGGCGAATGATCGTTCGCTCGAGGAGCACGCCGAACAGGCCGACGACGAGCGGCGCGGCCAGGATGCCCAGCCAGATGTTCGCGCCGCTCTGCTCGACGACGAAGACCGTATACGCGCCGAGCAACACCAGTTCGCCGTGCGCGAAGTTGAAGATGCCCATCATGCTCGCGATGACCCCGAGCCCGAGCACGATCAGCACCATCACCGACGTGAACGCCAGGATGTCGAAGGAGAAGCGGACGATGAACTCGATCATGGCGCCTGGGATCAGCAAGTTCCGTGCCGCACCAACGGAGGGCGCTCGGGATGGGGCATGCGCATTCGGCTAGCGGGTCGGCAGCGGTCGCAGCGGCGTTTCAGAACCAGCCGGGTTGGACGCCCGAGCCGAGCATCGCGTCGTAGCAGTCGGTGCGGCGGTCCCGCAGGATCTGGTTGAAGTCGTTCCAGTTGCGTTTGCGACGGGCTTCCGACAGGTTCAGGTCGGCGACGATCGTTTCCGGCGCCGTGTCGCTGGCGGGGCCCGCGACCGGCCATCCGGTGTAGGAGACGATCAGCGAACGGCCGAGGAACGGCTGGTTCCGCTCGGTGCCGACCCTGTCCGCCGCCGCGATGAAGATCGAGTTGCTGTGCGCGGCCGCCATTGCCAGCACGTTGGCCATCGCGGGCTGGTCGGGGGCCTGGCCCGGAATCGGCACCCAGTTGGTCGGCACGCAGACGATGTCGGCGCCCTGCAGCGCGCACAGCCGGTAGGCTTCGGGGAACCAGCCGTCGTAGCAGATCAGCATGCCGATGCGGCCGATCGGCGTCGCGAACACGGGGAAGCCGAGGTCGCCCGGCTCGAAGAACAGGTTCTCGGCGGCCCACAGGTGCATCTTGCGGAAAGTGCCCACATGGCCGTCAGGCCCGATCAGCACTGCCGAGTTGAAGAGCTTCTGGTCGACCCGCTCCGCGATGCCCGCGACGATCCAGCAGCCGTGCCGCTTGGCGGCGTCGATCCACGCCCGGCTGGCGGGTCCGTTCGGGATCTCCTCGGCCAGCGAGAACGCCTCCGCGCGCGTTTCGAACACGTAGCCCGAATTGCACAGTTCCGGCAGGACCATCAGTCGGGCGCCTTGCGCGGCCGCTGCGTCTATCCGCGCGATGCTGTCGGCGATGTTCGACTGAAGGTCGCCGACCTTCGGCTCCATCTGGATGCAGGCGACGCGTACGGCGCTTTCGGCGGGCGTGTGGGTCATGTCGATCATCTCAGAGTGAGGGCTCGCGTCGAGCCCAGTCTGCGGTGCGCTCGTAGGCGCGGGCGATCCGGAGGATTCGCGCTTCCTGGAAGGGGCGACCGATGACCTGGAAGGCTGTGGGCAGGCCGTTCCCGCTGAAGCCGCAAGGCACGGCCACCGAGGGCAGGCCGACCACGTTGGCCGGGGCCGACAACCGGATGAACACCGGTGCAACGGGCTCCTCGGTGCCGTCCGGCCACCGAACGGTCAGCTGGTCGCGTCGAGTGGCTGGGGACGGCACGGCCGGACCGATGATCGCGTCGAGGCCCTCGAACATCCGCCGCCAGGCCGCCTGCATCTGCGTGCGCATGCGAAGGGCGGCGATGTAGTCGGTGGCGGGGATCATCTCGCCGGTCTCGAGGAAGGTGCGAACGTCCTCCTCGTAAAGGTCGCGCCGCTCTCGCAGCATCTTGTGGTGGTAGGCCGACGCCTCGGGCATGCACAGCCCGAACTCGACGGACATGATGAGGTCGGCCATCGGGATGTCGACCTCGACGATCTCCGCGCCTTCGGCCTTCAACCGGGCAATCGCGTCGCGCACGTTGCGCTCGACGTCGGCGTCGACGTGGTCGAAGAAATAGTTGCGCGGCACGCCGATCCGCAACCCCCGGACTCCGAGCTCGAGTTCAGCGAGGTAGTCGCTGACCGGCACGTCGGCGCTGCCCGGGTCGCGCGGGTCGAAGCCGGCCAGGGCGGCGAGGGTGACCGCCGCGTCGCCGACGGTTCGGGTCAGTGGCCCGGCGTGGTCCAGAGACCAGCTCAGCGACGCGATGCCGAAGCGGCTGACGCGGCCGTACGTGGGCTTGAGCCCGACGGTGCCGCATACGGCAGCCGGGATCCGGATCGAGCCGCCGGTGTCGGTGCCCATCGCCATGAAGCAGCCGCGTGCCGCGACGGTGGCGCCGGAGCCGCCGCTGGAACCGCCCGGGATGTGGGCCGGGTTCCAGGGATTGCCGGTGGTGGGCGTGACGATGCCGTACGCGAACTCGTGCGTGTGCGTCTTGCCGACGATGACGGCGCCTGCGCGCTCGAGGCGCTCGACGCAGGCGGAGTCGGCGTCGGCGACATGGTCGTGCCGCACCTTCGAACTGCAGGTGGTGGGCAGGCCGGCCATGTCGTAAAGGTCCTTGACTGCGACCGGTACGCCATGCAACTCGCCGCGCCAGTTCCCGGCCTGGATCTCGCGTTCGGCCTGGCGGGCGGCAGCCATCGCGCGATCCTCGGTCAGGCGAACGTAGGCGTTCAGCTTCGGTTCGTCGATGGCGATTCGATCGAGAGCCATCCGGGTCAATTCGACCGGCGACAGCCGGCGCTCGCGCAGGGCCGACGCGGCCTCGCGCAGCGACAGGCGGAGTGCGTCGCTCATCTCAGCCCTCCCACTTCGCCCGGTAGGCGAAGGCCGGAGCCGTCTCGCCCAGCGCGCCCTGATCCAGGGCGTCGAGCATCCGGAACACGCCGTCCATGGCTGGCACGAGTTGTGCTGCGCGTTCCGGGGTCAAAGGCAGGTTCGCGAGGCGAGCGGCGTCTTCGAGCAATTCGGCGTCGGGAGGGACTCGGGTCTTCATGGCTTCATGTTTCCCAGGAAACTAATGAGATCATCGTACGTCACCGGATCGAAGAGCGTCAACTGCAACGGGCCCCGGTTTCGCGCTTTCGTTCTTTGGCGCTATGCTGATTTCATCAGGGCACAAAGCGGGGTCGGGGAGCACCGATCCGGTGCGGGCGCACCGAACGCGTCGTATCGATGCGCCGCGCGAGGAGACATCGAGTTGAAGACTGCTTGCGGGCGGGGTCCGAAATGAAGCCGAGCGAAGCATTCGGCCGCCGGGCCTTGCGGAGCGCGCTCGCACGACGCGGCAGGGAATTCAACGTCGGCGTGGCCATCCCGATGTCGGGGACGATGGGCCTGCTCGGCCCGGCGGCCTACGCGTGCGCGCGACTCGCCCGCGATCTATGGAATGCGCAGGGCGGGCTCGAGGGTCGCGAGATCCGGCTGTCGATCCTGAATTCGAGTGAATCGTCCGCATCCCTCTACGAGGACCTGCAGGCGCTTCTCGACGAGCAGCAACTCGATGCGCTGGTCGCGCTCAGCAATACGGAAGTGTGCCGGCGAATGGCCGGGATCGTCGACGAGCGGGTCCCGCTGATCTACACGCCTCTCTACGAGGGCGACGGCCTGCCGGAGTGGGTCCACGCGATCGGTGAAACGCCGGGGCGGCAATTGCTCCCGGCCATCGACTGGATCGCCGAACGGCATCGGGTCCGCCGCTGGTACCTGCTCGGCAACGACTACAGCTGGCCGCGTCGCACGCACCAGATCGCGATCCCTCGGATCCGCTCGAACCGCGGAGAGGTGGTACGTGAGCGCTACGTGCCGCTGGGCGAGCGCGACTACGGGCCTCTCGTCGAGGACATCGCGGCGAGTCGCGCCGAAGTGGTGCTCGTGTCCCTGCTCGCCGGCGATGCCGTCCACATGTGTCGCCAGTTCGAACAGGCAGGGCTGGGGGACAGGATCCTGCGGCTGTCCACCTGCGTCGAGGAGAATGCCGTGCTCGGCATCGGCTCCGGCAGTTCCGCCGGCATGTACGTGGCTGCCGGCTATTTCGCTGCGCTCGACTCCGACCCGAATGGCGCGTTCAAGGAGCGCTACCGGGCGATGTTCGGCGAGCGGGCGCCGGCCCTGAACTCGGCGTCGCAGTCGGTCTACGAGGGATTCGTGCACCTGCAACGGCAGGCGAGCGCCGCCGCCCCGCGGAGGGCGGCAGCGGCGCTTGCGGGAGTCAGGGACGACCGTCGCGGAGCTTACGAGGCCGACCGCAATCCGATCTTCCTGGGGATGGTGGAGGGGCTCGGGATCAGGCCGATCTGCAGTCTCAGCGGTGCGCCTCGATGAATTCGCGCAACAGCGTCCGCAGGAGCGCTTCCTGGTCGGGGCTGAACGAGCGCTCGAGGCGGACCCGATGCTCGCGCACGTCGTCGCGCAGAGCCTGAACCTTCTGAAGCCCGAAGTCCGAAATGTGCAGGATGACCCGACGCTGGTCGGAGGGATCCGCCGAGCGCTGGATCAGTGCTGCGTCGGTCATCCGGTCGACCAGCTTGCTCATCGCCGGCATCTGCATGCCGGCCGCCTGCGCAAGGTCGGACATCGAACGCCCGCGCTCGTCGGCAAGCACCTCGAGCACGCGCCAGAACTCGACGGGCAGGCCCTCGGCGCTCACCACTCGGCGCAGCTCGGAGGTGGCCTGCCTGGCAGCCTGGCTCAGCAGGCTGTGCAGCGAGGGGCCGTCCTGGGCTTTCGTTTTCCGTCGTCGGGACATGATAGGGTCGTACAGGGTCGCAGCCGCGCTATTGCGGTGCAATAGTTGAAAGTATAACTAGTTGCCCGTCCGTTCTGGTGCAATTCCCGAGGTCCTTGCACCTCCCCGAGGGCGTCCGTTGCGATCGCGCGGCGAATCCCCAGCCGCCACGGCCCTTTTCGAGGCCCGGCTCTCGCATTGGGCATCATTGCGGTCGCGTTTCACTTCATCAGGCGGCACTCATGGCTCTGCTCGTCCTCGGCCTCATCCTCTTCCTCGTCCCCCACTCGGTGCGAATCGTCGCCGACGACTGGCGCACCGCGCAGGTTGCGCGGCTGGGGCTGCCCGCCTGGAAGGGGCTCTACTCGCTGGTGTCGATCGCCGGCCTCGCGCTGATCGTCTGGGGCTACGGCCTCGCGCGCACCGCGCCGATCGAGATCTGGAGCCCGCCGGTGTTCACCCGGCACCTGGCCTCGCTGTTCACGCTGGCGGCCTTCGTGCTGCTGGTCGCTGCCTACGTGCCGGGCAACCGGATCAAGGCGGCGATCGGGCATCCGATGGTCGCCGGGGTCAAGCTCTGGGCTTTCGCCCACCTGCTGGCCAACGGCACGGTGGCCGACGTGCTGCTGTTCGGCTCTTTCCTGCTCTGGGCGATCTTCGACTTCCGTGCCGCCAGGCGGCGCGACCGGGCCGGCGGCGGCAAGCCCGCGGGTCCGGGGGCGGCGAGCTTCGCGTCCGACGTGATCGTGGTGCTCGCAGGCTTCGGCGCGTGGGCGCTGTTCGCCTTCCAGCTGCACGGCTGGCTGTTCGGGGTGCGGCCCTTCGGCTGAGCGAGCGCCGGGGCGCCCGGCTACGTCGCGCTGTACCGCGCGCAGCCGGCCGGCAGGGTCGAGGTGCTGGCGGCGCACCACCAGAAGGAAGCCGGCTTCGGATGAGACCTGCGATGAGCGAATCCCTGATCGAGCGCCCGGCCCGCCCCGCGACCACGCTGGCGCGGCTGCGCGCCGACTTCGGCGCCACCTACGCGGCCAACGGCCTGATCGGCTTCATCTTCGCGGCCACCGGGCCGGTCGCGGTGATCCTGTCGGTCGGCACACGCGGGGGCCTGTCGCAGGCCGAGCTCGCGTCGTGGATCTTCGGCGCCTTCTTCGTCAACGGCTTCCTCACGCTGGCCGCCTGCTGGCTGTACCGCCAGCCGCTGGCCTTCTTCTGGACGATCCCGGGAACGGTGCTGGTCGGCCCGGCGCTGCAGCACCTGAGCTTCCAGCAGGTGGTCGGCGCCTTCCTGGCCACCGGCCTGCTGATGGTGCTGCTGGGCCTTTCCGGCTGGGTGCGGCGCGCGATGGCACTGGTGCCGATGCCGATCGTGATGGGCATGGTCGCGGGCGTGTTCCTTCGCTTCGGCATCGACCTGGTCCATGCCTTGCGGGACGACCCGTGGGTCGCGCTGCCGATGGTTGCGCTGTTCCTGGCGCTCAGCGCGCGGCCGGCGCTCGGCAGGCGGCTGCCGCCGATGATCGGGGCGCTGCTGGTCGGCGCGCTGGCGGTCGCGCTGTCGGGCCGCTTCGATCCGGGTTCGACCGGCGCGCAGTGGATCGCGGCGCCGGTGCTGCAGATGCCGCAGTGGTCCTGGCGGGCGATGGTCGAGCTGGTCGTGCCGCTCGCGATCACGGTGCTGGTCGTGCAGAACGGGCAGGGCGTGGCGGTGCTGAAATCGGCCGGCCACGCGGCGCCGGTCAACGCGATCACCGTGGCCTGCGGCGCCTGGTCGATGCTGACCGCCTTCGCCGGCACCGTGTCGACCTGCCTCACCGGCCCGACCAACGCGATCCTGTCTTCTTCGGGCGAGCGCGAGCGGCACTACGTGGCCGGCATCGTGGTGGCGCTGCTCGCTATCCTGTTCGGCCTCTTCGCACCCTTGTTCGCAAAGCTGATGCTGGCCTCGCCGCCGGCCTTCATCGCCACGCTCGCGGGCCTGGCGATGCTGCGCGTGCTGCAGGCTTCGTTCGTGACCGCCTTCGGCAGCCGCTTCACGCTCGGCGCGCTCGTCACCTTCGTGGTCACGGTGGCCGACTTCTCGATGCTGAACATCGGCGCCGCCTTCTGGGGGCTGGTCGCGGGCTTCGCGGTGTCCTGGTGGCTCGAGCGGGCGG
This genomic window from Zeimonas sediminis contains:
- a CDS encoding nitrilase family protein, translating into MTHTPAESAVRVACIQMEPKVGDLQSNIADSIARIDAAAAQGARLMVLPELCNSGYVFETRAEAFSLAEEIPNGPASRAWIDAAKRHGCWIVAGIAERVDQKLFNSAVLIGPDGHVGTFRKMHLWAAENLFFEPGDLGFPVFATPIGRIGMLICYDGWFPEAYRLCALQGADIVCVPTNWVPIPGQAPDQPAMANVLAMAAAHSNSIFIAAADRVGTERNQPFLGRSLIVSYTGWPVAGPASDTAPETIVADLNLSEARRKRNWNDFNQILRDRRTDCYDAMLGSGVQPGWF
- a CDS encoding amidase; the encoded protein is MSDALRLSLREAASALRERRLSPVELTRMALDRIAIDEPKLNAYVRLTEDRAMAAARQAEREIQAGNWRGELHGVPVAVKDLYDMAGLPTTCSSKVRHDHVADADSACVERLERAGAVIVGKTHTHEFAYGIVTPTTGNPWNPAHIPGGSSGGSGATVAARGCFMAMGTDTGGSIRIPAAVCGTVGLKPTYGRVSRFGIASLSWSLDHAGPLTRTVGDAAVTLAALAGFDPRDPGSADVPVSDYLAELELGVRGLRIGVPRNYFFDHVDADVERNVRDAIARLKAEGAEIVEVDIPMADLIMSVEFGLCMPEASAYHHKMLRERRDLYEEDVRTFLETGEMIPATDYIAALRMRTQMQAAWRRMFEGLDAIIGPAVPSPATRRDQLTVRWPDGTEEPVAPVFIRLSAPANVVGLPSVAVPCGFSGNGLPTAFQVIGRPFQEARILRIARAYERTADWARREPSL
- a CDS encoding ABC transporter ATP-binding protein — translated: MPEAPILKTDALCSGYGRSQVLFGVSIDVPAQGAICVLGRNGAGKTTLLKTLAGDLPTMSGSIEFDGRRIDGTAMESRARAGVGYVPQENAAFSGLTVKENLQLGAIRQKDKSGIDEVLAVFPKLGKRLHQPAGTLSGGERKMLAIGRAMLGRPRLLMLDEPTEGVWIGVIEEIAEQLERLAKTMSVILVEQHVELALRVARTAYVMDRGRIALQGPVAQVRDDPELIRYLSP
- a CDS encoding substrate-binding protein gives rise to the protein MTHEKVVGDAAGPTPRSRRGFLVGASALAAAGWTAGGTGSWFLPAAWGQGKKAIKMGIATDITGPIAPSGNSNWQVAQLAVEQINAAGGIAGRPVELFLEDTASDPKAAVANVRKLIQRDKVDVVLGGITSAMRQAIKDPIVNRGKTLYIYPQLYEGQECTRHLFNTGPTPAQQIDELIPYIIKTLGKKRFAMPSANYVWPQLLNKYARRVIEANGGEVIFEEYYPLDQPEYSATINKIRDGKVDCVFNTVIPPGLQPFMKQLYESGFPQNGGVQACVYFDENSLNYVPARELEGLYSCLDFFHTVDDAYSKELLAAYAKKFPDTKYQFTAGSASTGMYRGIRLYEAAVIATKGDTARDAVSAALDKAKIDKGPGGGAEMVPGKMHAKMNMYIAQCKKIDGDKLRWDVISKFNMVDPKEC
- a CDS encoding amidase translates to MPLDDLPFANITELASAYRARKLSPVEVTRAMLERIERLEPTLHSYVRVTADIALEQARKAEAEFGRGEFKGPMHGVPVGLKDLCETKGVPTTWGTRILKDYVPKEDGTVVRKLFDAGAIMLGKLQMTEGAFSVHHPEVVAPVNPWHPDHWPGVSSSGSGVSVAAGLCYGAIGTDTGGSIRFPSGANGLTGLKPTWGRVSRHGVQALADSLDHLGPMTRSAADAGAMFAAMAGSDPNDPTSLDEPVPDCLAGIEQGIRGLRVGLDSRYVYDVCERDTAKVIDDARKVLADLGAKLVEISMPDKTVPMYKDWAKFCAVETAVAHEKYYPARKAEYGPVLADLIEQGRALGVLDLMHVYHDRLVFKGQLRKLFAQVDVLLVPVHPFGNPSADQLDAVFKRPNGIDDVLRFTAPFDMSGSPTITIPGGFDPKGLPIGFQLVGRHLDEALLVRAAHAYQGATDWHRRHPSL
- a CDS encoding ABC transporter ATP-binding protein, whose product is MSELLVVSDVRKRFGTLQALDGVDVTVRAGTFHGLIGPNGSGKSTLLKAIAGAHFPTSGSITFAGHDITAATPYERSRLGMSLKFQITAVLGELSVYDNVLLALQAGESIWSLIRSRTRRAMRDEVMHSLERFRLADRADELAGSLSHGEQQWLEIAMALAPRPRLLLLDEPTGGMSPEERRVTGELLAPIKSECALVIVEHDLDFIRDICDVLTVLDQGRVLDTGTVDEIQHSQKVQQVYTTRV
- a CDS encoding branched-chain amino acid ABC transporter permease, producing the protein MTTPASSSPARIGRALPTIETLALLAALVAPLLLGESPELITLATNILILSLLAISFDLCWGYSGIMSFGQALFFGVAGYVIALVGRDLEFSHAWGTLPLAMAVGLLLSFLFAAFLLLGRRTPTVIFVALGTLTGAYAAERLVSGWQYVGAGNGLSSIKLLQFGEIELVEGPAFYYLALALLLVCYLAARYIVRSQFGLVLAGMRQNEERLAFFGYRVQVFKALIFSLAGLLAGLAGALFSYHQGFIGPGNMGPGLSTTAVLYALFGGSGTLIGPVVGTFLIETISYVLADQDAIKQYWPVILGVVLLVVVVFKPSGILGFFVSRRERIGSYGGRSAKGGPR
- a CDS encoding branched-chain amino acid ABC transporter permease; translation: MIEFIVRFSFDILAFTSVMVLIVLGLGVIASMMGIFNFAHGELVLLGAYTVFVVEQSGANIWLGILAAPLVVGLFGVLLERTIIRHFYESPVIAMLGTYAIGLIIREVIRGLLGGHYRSVSEPWPGAWTAMGLSFSIWRTFIIGTTIAVIVGSWLFLTRTSFGLRIRGSLENAMLARACGISTDRLYTATFAFGAALAGLAGALIVPLYQLSADMGLRFLVQGFLSVMLGGVGTFEGPVLGAAAIGALAAGLPWAVLPVLADPLVFVIALVIVKLRPQGFIAGARK